The following nucleotide sequence is from Syntrophorhabdaceae bacterium.
AAGTGACGGTGCTCAATTCCATCGGTTTTACGAAAGTGCCTTTGCCCTGCGCCGTCGTGACCAGTCCCTGGTCTACGAGAATGTTGATTGCCCTCCTGACGGTCATGGGACTTACATCATAACGCTCGCAGAGCTGCGACTCCGAAGGCAGGCGTTGGCCGGGACGGAAATCCCCCGAGCCGATCTGCTCGCTCAGGATCTGTACGAGCTGTATGTAGGCCGGCCGGAAAGATTTCCTGTCGATTTTTATCAATTGTCGCGCCGTCATGAACTTATTATATTATATGACTATGTAGAGAAGTCAAGAAGGGAAAGGAAGACAGGCGGCCTACCTGCCCGGGCGGGCCGGTTCCGCCTCGCACAGATCCGCCCCTTTATCCCGCCATCTTCTGCATTTTCCTGAAATACATGGTATAACGTCGAGCCCTATTGTCCCGTCCGAGGAGCAGGTCTGTTGCCATAATGTAAGGCTTCATGGTGGCGGCATTCACGATCGCACAGTTAAGGCCTTTCTCGATCGCAAGGGAGAGGAAAACGGCATTGATCACCGGACGCCTGGGCAGACCGAAAGAGACGTTGCTCGCCCCGAGGACGAGGTTCATTCCCATGGTTTTCTTCACCATCTCCATGGTCTGCATGGTGATGAGGGCGGCGTTATTATTGACCGCGCTCGATTCCGCAACGCAATCGGCAAGGAGCTTCTCCGGTCCGATCCCCCCTTCCTGGGCCCTCTCCGCGATGTGAGTAAGCACGGAGAGACGCTTCGCCGCATTATTGGGTATCCCCGCTTCATCGGAGGCGAGGATCACGAGGGACGTGTCGTACTTCCTGACGAGAGGGAGTATCTTCTCCAGCATGGCCTCTTCTCCCGTCACCGAGCTGATGACCGGCTTGCCGCACCCGAGTTTCAAGGCCGCCTCCAGGGCGACCGGATCCCTGCTCTCCAGACAAAGGGGCACATCGATTGTCTTCATAACCGCCTCAGTAACCATAGGGAGAATGACCTTCTCATCGATCCCGAAAGCAGCCACGCTGAGGATCAGTATGTCCGCCCCCGCCTCCACCTGAGCGGCTGCTTCACGCTGTATAGGCTCCATAT
It contains:
- a CDS encoding dihydropteroate synthase is translated as METKVISPSGKEVIIGDNLPTILIGERINPFGKGPIKEGMLSGNMEPIQREAAAQVEAGADILILSVAAFGIDEKVILPMVTEAVMKTIDVPLCLESRDPVALEAALKLGCGKPVISSVTGEEAMLEKILPLVRKYDTSLVILASDEAGIPNNAAKRLSVLTHIAERAQEGGIGPEKLLADCVAESSAVNNNAALITMQTMEMVKKTMGMNLVLGASNVSFGLPRRPVINAVFLSLAIEKGLNCAIVNAATMKPYIMATDLLLGRDNRARRYTMYFRKMQKMAG